tttggaatgcttttacgcaaggaaaatcgatcgacgcttgaagagcaaCATCGGTAGATCTTAATCACTtattatcgatcgacatacattcttgtgcatcgatcgatacgcagTCACACAGATGAAATCGCAAActaaaagatttcatttcccaGAAGATCTATTATTTACAACTTAAGTCCCTGGCCGCCAGttaggctatatgtactagggttttgtatcatttctagGCAGACACTTGCAAAAGGCCTAGTTTGGAAAAggagcattttggctaccattaggagagcttaggattggagagatagatctgagactgcaaaacagagaagatcttgaactcctttatttttattactctatctatttgtgttatatgtttcatttgagtttatttcacaccatcatgactttgtctctcatgaatatgtttgagtaaaccaattgttagatttaaGTTTCTCACCATGGTTGAAATTATGTATTGCTAATATGACtgttaaaaaggtgttttgattgttctttcattgcttatgaacttaatgctaaaattgagattgatcacCTTCATTTTAGATCCTAGGATTAATTGAGTCCGACTAACCGTTTCCCCTCAATACCTGAACCCATTTGCGCGATCTAACTGACTCAGGCGCAACGACAGTTGGtctgagaaggttagagaacaagTTAAACCCGTTCGCAAAGCTCGCTAGAATAACCGTCAATCGACGCAACTATCGTTCTGTCGGTCGATCgttacaaaggtgtatcggtcgatatACATAaagtcgcatcgatcgacactttctcgagatcaaaatacgacagttgagatccgagatctagtgAAGATAACCTATCCGGTTAAATCAACGTTTAGTTCAAGAACCATTGAACCCttttagtctaaactaagtgcaTACATTTTACACCCGAGAATTACCTGGATCTAGCTACTTTCCCAATCTTGAAACCACATCAATTCAATCTATTGAATCACTattgttttcgatttatcatttattgcttttaaaactattaaaaccttttagtctatattcatttctaattatttaagtctgttgagtaatcctagagtctctgtggattcgatccctaagtactacatctgaacctcttttgatgagagtaacactctttagggtaatttgagtgatatcaaatatggcgccgttgccggggactctttcttattacctttagatttaatttagaatttagtataGACTTGTTACGAAAATCTTGCTaaagttttctttcttaatctGTTATTCAGACACAAAGAATGGAGAATATAGAGCGcggccaaccatcgatcgacggaaaTACGTTTCCATCGAGCGACGATGAGTCGGAGGAATCGACCGATACGGAGtcaccaacatcgatcgataccgccCAGCCGGAAGCAGGTAATGAGAAAGTAGTCCAAACTGAACTAAATGGTCAAATGAGCAATGAAACTAGCCAAACTAAACAGGGGACTGAAATCCCTGTTAAGGAAAATTCCACCTTAACTAAAAGTGAAGATATAAAATTGTCCATACAAGACTACCTTGATCCTTGTAggacctattccaataggtccgcTATTAAAATACCAGGAGACGATACCAAGAAATCTAAGTTTAACGCAGATTACTACCGTATGGTTCGTCAAAACCCAATCTGTGGATCCCTCCCAGAACACCCACAAGATCATATTGAGACTTTGGAAGAATTAATACCAGATGAATATGATCATTGCAAACTATTCTCATTCTCCCTAGAAGGAGAAGCCCTCAGGTGGTTGAACTGTTTAGCAACAGGATCACTCACTTGTTGGGAAGAGATTAGAAGAGCTTTCCTTAGAGAATTTTTCACTGATGAACGCTACTGGGAAgtaagaaaacaaatttctacATTTCGCCAAGGTCCACGCGAATCATTTAAAAATGCTTGGGGAAGATTCAGAGGCTATGAACTTGAATGTCCCCATCATGGTTATTCAGaaccacaacttcttaacatctTTTATGGAGGTGTTAATTTGAGCTACAAAACCACACTCGATACAGCGAGTGATGGAAATTTCATCACTAGGAATCCCGAAGGAGCTAGACGCCTTATCAAGAATATGACAACGGGAAGGTCCTATGAAAAAATGgatgaagaaatagaaaaaactaCAAATCCAAAAGACAATTCTGATTTATTAGAAATTAAGAATTCCCTTAAATCCCTTCATtcctttcttcaaaacaaacacCGATCTGATATAGCCCAGATCGACAAAAACGCTTTGTCTGACACCGATGTTTATTCggatgaagaaaccaactgctCTGATCCTTCCTCTGTTTTTCATGTCGAGAGCtttacccaagcttatgacaCTGCTTTAAAATCACGTACCGGAAGAGAGAGGTTCAATATCAGACAAGCTCTTATTGGCAACCGTAAGACGAAATCGGAGTTTTACGGCAAGATAAATATGGTTTACGGAGAATTGATGGAAAAAGCAGATTCTTTAGGAGAACTAATCCGAAAATTAGAAGGTCAAGTGGCTGAGATAGCAACTGCAATAAAGAGAGATGCTGGATGTCTTCCCGGAAGGACTGATCTAAACCCAAGACGTCAAGTCAGTGCCGTAATGCTGCGCAGCGGGAAAAACCTCGCAGCAGGCACGAGGAATAATTCAGATGTTGGAAAACCTGACGATGCCGATGAGACCAGGAAAATCAACTCTCATCCCATTTTTCTTGACGAACTAGACCCAAATCCATCTCAAGACAACCGGAAAACCACAGCTGAAAAGGCTAAGGAAAAGGCAATAGACTTAGAACTAGAAGAAGATACGGAGATTGAGGATGAGATCGATCGACAGCATGGAACTGACGTTGATCGACCCAAAACACCCACCATCGATCAACAACCGGAggaacccatcgatcgacggtctaCTCAACCCGAACCCATAATTGAAAGAGTCTGTAGAACTTTACCCCCTTTTCCTCCTAAAACGCAAACTAAGAAATCATTAGAGAACGCAATCTGCAAGAAAGCCTTAGATAGAATTTCTGTCGAGATGTCTCTTAGCGATGCTATAAAAATAGCACCTTCAATTAAGAAGTATATAAAAGATATGACATCTCCAAACTATCCAATCGCAGAACACAGTGTGATGATGATTTCAGAAGAAGTAAGTGCTATGATTAAAGGAGAAACTCCAACGAAGAGATCCGATCCTGGTAGTTTCGTCCTAGACTGTAAGATAGAAAACACGCGTTTCCCTAGATCACTATGTGACCTCGGTTCTAGCGTGAACCTTATGCCTTACTCTGTTGCTGTGATGTTAGGATATATAGAGTTTATGCCAACTCCGATCACCCTGGTTTTAGCTGATAGATCTATTAGGGTACCCGAAGGAATTCTCGAAGATATTCCCATAAAGATTAACGATTGCATCGTGCCTACGGATTTTGTTGTGTTGAAATACAGACAAGAACCCAAAGACCCCCTCATTCTGGGTCGGCctttcctagctacagctgGAGATCTCATTGACGTCAAGGAAGGATGAATTAATTTGAACATTGGGGATATCTCGATGACTTTTGATATGGAAAAACTGATTAAGCGACCTCTAATAGATGACCAGGCCTTCTACGTGGAAAAGGTTTCAGAGGATGAAAGAGACTCTTTCATAAACATGTGTTCAGACGACCCCTTAGAAGTTACCCTTAACGACGTGAAAAATGAAGTGTTCAGCATATCAGATAGGACCGACAATTACATGCAACTAATGGACGCTAGCATCGACGTTGCAAACGTAGAAGAAAATGACGATTCCGAAgttgtcatcgatcgataccttcaagataccgtcgatcgacaacctccttCACAATCAAATTGGTCTAAAGATAGAGCACCAAAGGTAGAATTAAAACCTCTGCCCAGCGGTCTTAAGTACGCTTACCTTTATGACCAATCCTACCCTGTTATCGTCAACGCCAATCTCACTAGCGGAGAACTTGCTTTATTGCTGAATAAATTACGCAAGTACAGGAAAGCAATCGGGTATTCTCTCGATGACATTCCTGGaatttctcctgatctttgcatgcatcgGATTAACTTGGAAGATGACGCTAAAACGTCAATAGAACAGCAAAGGAGATTGAATCCGAATCTGAAAGAAGTAGTTAAGAAGGAAATTATAAAACTCCTTGATGCTGGAGTTATTTACCCCATTTCGGATAGCAAATGGGTAAGCCCCGTACATGTTGTACCCAAAAAGGGAGGTATCACTGTAGTGAAGAATGAAAAAGACGAACTCATTCCGACTCGTACCGTTACTGGTCATtgaatgtgcattgattataggaaaCTGAATGCCGCTACTAGGAAAGACCATTTTCCCCTTccctttattgatcagatgctggAGAGATTAGCTAATCACCAGTATtactgttttcttgatggatattccgGATTTTTCCAAATTCCTATACACCTggatgatcaagaaaagacaacGTTTGCATGCCCCTATGGAACTTTCGCATATCGCAGAATgtcatttggtctatgtaatgccCCCGCTACTTTCCAACGATGtatgatgtcaatctttacaGATATGATCGAGGACTTCATGCAAGTATTCATGGATGATTTTTCAGTCTATGGATCAGATTTTAAGAGTTGCCTCGACAATTTATGCAAGGTATTGGAAAGATGCAAAGAAAAAAACCTTGTCCTAAACTGGGAAAAATGCCATTTCATGGTAAACGATGGAATAGTATTAGGACATAGAGTTTCCGCTGCTGGAATAGAGGTCGATAGAGCTAAGATTGAAGTAATGACCAGTTTACCCCCACCTAAAACTGTTAAGGACgtacgaagttttctcggacacGCCGGATTTTACAGAAGATTTATACTGGACTTCAGCAAAATCGCTAGACCTCTAAATAAATAAGTGCAAGGAtattaaattcgattttacccCCGAATGCATGAGAGCTTTTGAAGATTTAAAGAAATCCCTTATCACTGCCCCTGTCGTACAAGCCCCCGATTGGAATCTTCCTTTCGAAATCATGTGCGATGCGAGTGACTTCGCAATTTGAGCAGTTCTAGGCCAAAGGAAAGATAAAAAGCTACATGCTATTTACTAGGCCAGCCGCACGCTTGATGAAGCACAACAGAATTATGCAACAACAGAGAAAGAACTATTAGCTGTAGTTTACGCTTTTGAAAAATTCCGTCAATACTTGATTGGCTCACGTGTAATAGTTCACACTGATCATGCTgccatcaaatatttaatgcaaaagaaagatgctaAACCTCGACTCCTACGCTGGATTCTACTACTCCAAGAGTTTGACATTGAGATTAAGGAAAAGAGAGGAGTAGATAATGGAGTCGCTGACCATCTTTCTCGGATAAGAATAGAGGATAATATCCCTATAGATGACTTCTTTCCCACAGAGAATGTTGCACACATAGATACATCCATCGTCGGTCAAGTATCTCTCACATCAGAAGATCAATCAATCGATGAGGGAGATGTCATATCGATCGATTCACGTAgttctacatcgatcgatgacgaGACTGATGTAATTTCTCACCTCTCAGATAACCAAGATCACAAACCCCCGTTTATTAAGATCAACTTCGGTTTACAAGTAAATGTTTCTGGTGATGAGATTAATCTCACACCTAAGGAATTATCACAACGGGAGGTAAATGCGATTGGTAGAAACTCGGATAACCGACCCTGGTATGCCGACATTGTTAACTATTTGGCAGCTGAGGTTGAACCAGACAAACTCAAGGGATATATGAGGAAGAAATTTTTTAGAGAAGTAAGACGCTATCATTGGGATGAACCTTACCTCTATAAGCATTGTTCTGATGGCATATACAGACAATGCGTATCCGAAGCTGAAATTCCAGACATTATTTACCAATGTCACGGAGATGAGTATGCAGGACATTTCACTACCTTTAAAACGGTTTCAAAAATTCTCTAAGCAGGATTTTGGTGGCCAACTATCTTTCGCGATGTCCATACATTTATAACCCAATGTGACAGATGCCAAAGACGTGGaaaatcagcaaaagacacgAAATGGAACAAAAGTTCATTCTTGAAGttgaagtctttgattgttggGGTATCGATTTTATGGGACCTTTCCCGTCTTCAtatggaaacaaatatatactagTCGCTGTAGACTACGTATCCAAATGGGTCGAAGCAATAGCTTCCCCTATCAATGACGCATCTGTGGTTATTAAACTCTTCAAGAGTATAatctttccaagatttggagttccaagagtagTCATTAGTGAAGGTGGAACtcatttcattaacaaaatctTTGATAGATTACTTAAAAAGAATGGTGTTCATCATAGAGTAGCTACACCTTACCATCCACAAACTAGTGGACAAGTAGAAGTCTCTAACCGGCAAATTAAGGAAATCTTAGAGAAAACCGTAGGAATCTCCAGAAAAGATTGGTCTAGGAAACTAGATAATGCACTTTGGGCCTACAGGACCGCCTACAAAACGCCGTTAGGAACAACACCATTCCACCTCCTTTATGGCAAATCGTGTCATCTATCAGTCGAACTGGAACATAAAGC
This region of Brassica napus cultivar Da-Ae chromosome C5, Da-Ae, whole genome shotgun sequence genomic DNA includes:
- the LOC125587208 gene encoding uncharacterized protein LOC125587208 — protein: MENIERGQPSIDGNTFPSSDDESEESTDTESPTSIDTAQPEAGNEKVVQTELNGQMSNETSQTKQGTEIPVKENSTLTKSEDIKLSIQDYLDPCRTYSNRSAIKIPGDDTKKSKFNADYYRMVRQNPICGSLPEHPQDHIETLEELIPDEYDHCKLFSFSLEGEALRWLNCLATGSLTCWEEIRRAFLREFFTDERYWEVRKQISTFRQGPRESFKNAWGRFRGYELECPHHGYSEPQLLNIFYGGVNLSYKTTLDTASDGNFITRNPEGARRLIKNMTTGRSYEKMDEEIEKTTNPKDNSDLLEIKNSLKSLHSFLQNKHRSDIAQIDKNALSDTDVYSDEETNCSDPSSVFHVESFTQAYDTALKSRTGRERFNIRQALIGNRKTKSEFYGKINMVYGELMEKADSLGELIRKLEGQVAEIATAIKRDAGCLPGRTDLNPRRQVSAVMLRSGKNLAAGTRNNSDVGKPDDADETRKINSHPIFLDELDPNPSQDNRKTTAEKAKEKAIDLELEEDTEIEDEIDRQHGTDVDRPKTPTIDQQPEEPIDRRSTQPEPIIERVCRTLPPFPPKTQTKKSLENAICKKALDRISVEMSLSDAIKIAPSIKKYIKDMTSPNYPIAEHSVMMISEEVSAMIKGETPTKRSDPGSFVLDCKIENTRFPRSLCDLGSSVNLMPYSVAVMLGYIEFMPTPITLVLADRSIRVPEGILEDIPIKINDCIVPTDFVVLKYRQEPKDPLILGRPFLATAGDLIDVKEG